A genomic region of Eucalyptus grandis isolate ANBG69807.140 chromosome 5, ASM1654582v1, whole genome shotgun sequence contains the following coding sequences:
- the LOC104429803 gene encoding uncharacterized protein LOC104429803 produces the protein MTLKTMSSAKSTGGEEKNTAAMATMGGVSVSRSAAAASSSLSPSSCAASSSDEAPTRSSCCCLTKLAVKLKKWNKMLLRHNNKNRQSSFQCLYDPLSYSLNFDGSGKGSVLNQEDEDYYRFYAFSSRFVMANSRSIAANPRQIAISH, from the coding sequence ATGACGTTAAAGACAATGTCCTCAGCCAAAAGCACCGGCGGTGAAGAAAAGAACACCGCCGCGATGGCCACCATGGGCGGTGTTTCGGTTTCGAGGAGTGCTGCTGCTGCGTCTTCATCACTGTCGCCCTCATCCTGTGCTGCTAGTAGCAGCGATGAAGCACCGACGCGGTCGAGCTGTTGTTGCCTCACGAAGCTTGCGGTGAAGCTGAAGAAGTGGAACAAGATGTTGCTGCGCCACAACAATAAGAACAGGCAGAGCTCGTTCCAGTGCTTGTATGATCCGCTGAGCTATTCTCTCAACTTTGATGGGAGTGGTAAGGGAAGCGTGTTGAATCAGGAAGACGAAGATTATTACCGGTTCTATGCTTTTTCATCGAGGTTTGTAATGGCGAACTCGAGAAGCATCGCCGCGAACCCGAGACAGATTGCCATTTCTCACTAG